A window of Penaeus monodon isolate SGIC_2016 chromosome 40, NSTDA_Pmon_1, whole genome shotgun sequence contains these coding sequences:
- the LOC119598041 gene encoding uncharacterized protein LOC119598041 produces the protein MNNYLRLLKRPLETVCVLHCNRGDNRDYPQAKLFSEEFKFAMYKNHKSIQYVKCWMQDFKAGRESLKDEPRSDRNPTLTTQKNTDKVHEFVKENRRISIDEIEKEPGISHGSVVVILHEHLHMNNVCAR, from the exons atgaataattatttaaGATTACTCAAACGGCCTTTGGAAACCGTGTGTGTTCTACACTGCAATCGCGGAGACAACAGGGACTATCCCCAGGCAAAACTCTTTTCAGAGGAATTTAAATTTGCCATGTACAAGAATCATAAATCTATCCAA TATGTCAAATGCTGGATGCAAGATTTCAAGGCCGGGAGAGAGTCATTGAAAGACGAACCACGTAGTGACAGAAATCCAACACTAACAACACAGAAAAATACTGATAAAGTCCATGAATTTGTTAAGGAGAACCGGCGAATTTCTATTGATGAGATAGAGAAGGAACCAGGCATCTCACACGGATCAGTCGTGGTTATCCTTCATGAACATTTGCATATGAATAATGTTTGTGCAAGATGA